The following proteins are co-located in the Lagenorhynchus albirostris chromosome 4, mLagAlb1.1, whole genome shotgun sequence genome:
- the SFRP2 gene encoding secreted frizzled-related protein 2, whose product MPQGPGSLLLLVLASHCCLGFARGLFFGQPDFSYKRSNCKPIPANLQLCHGIEYQNMRLPNLLGHETMKEVLEQAGAWIPLVMKQCHPDTKKFLCSLFAPVCLDDLDETIQPCHSLCVQVKDRCAPVMSAFGFPWPDMLECDRFPQDNDLCIPLASSDHLLPATEEAPKVCEACKNKNEDDNDIMETLCKNDFALKIKVKEITYINRDTKIILETKSKTIYKLNGVSERDLKKSVLWLKDSLQCTCEEMNDINAPYLVMGQKLGGELVITSVKRWQKGQREFKRISRSIRKLQC is encoded by the exons ATGCCGCAGGGTCCCGGGTCGCTGCTGCTGCTCGTCCTCGCCTCGCACTGCTGCTTGGGCTTCGCGCGCGGGCTCTTCTTCGGCCAGCCTGACTTCTCCTACAAGCGCAGCAACTGTAAGCCCATCCCGGCCAACCTGCAGCTGTGCCACGGCATAGAGTACCAGAACATGCGGCTGCCCAACCTGCTGGGCCACGAGACCATGAAGGAGGTCCTGGAGCAGGCGGGCGCCTGGATCCCGCTGGTCATGAAGCAGTGCCACCCGGACACCAAGAAGTTCCTCTGCTCGCTCTTCGCCCCCGTCTGCCTCGATGACCTGGACGAAACCATCCAGCCGTGCCACTCGCTCTGCGTGCAGGTGAAGGACCGCTGCGCTCCGGTCATGTCCGCCTTCGGCTTCCCCTGGCCCGACATGCTTGAGTGCGACCGTTTCCCCCAGGACAACGACCTCTGCATCCCCCTCGCTAGCAGCGACCACCTCCTGCCGGCCACCGAGGAAG CTCCAAAGGTATGCGAAGCCTGCAAAAATAAAAACGAAGATGACAACGACATAATGGAAACTCTTTGTAAAAATGATTTTG cactgaaaataaaagtgaaggaGATCACCTACATCAACAGAGATACCAAAATCATCCTGGAGACCAAGAGCAAGACCATTTACAAGCTGAACGGTGTGTCCGAGAGGGACCTGAAGAAGTCGGTGCTGTGGCTCAAAGACAGCCTGCAGTGCACGTGCGAGGAGATGAATGACATCAATGCGCCCTACCTGGTCATGGGGCAGAAACTGGGCGGAGAGCTAGTCATCACCTCTGTGAAGCGGTGGCAGAAGGGGCAGAGAGAGTTCAAGCGCATCTCCCGCAGCATCCGCAAGCTGCAGTGCTAG